A region of Bacillus rossius redtenbacheri isolate Brsri chromosome 2, Brsri_v3, whole genome shotgun sequence DNA encodes the following proteins:
- the LOC134528986 gene encoding glycine-rich protein 1-like: MRTPPLSQRGQLGREAAAGPGAGAAVHEVLAQADAASVAAWTAGAGGGAAAHEVLAQADAATAAGPGAGAAVHKVLAQADAASVAAWTAGAGGGAAAHEVLAQADAATDVFGQVGRGSALSSGALSRATPLGARRALPSVGLAFPLGYQRWAGEAACPQPPLFGLGGDSSSSSSGSDMMGSGSGVALAGSSESSDATSVTRHLAWRGRPLLRRRDVV, encoded by the exons ATGCGGACGCCGCCTCTGTCGCAGCGTGgacagctgggccgggaggcg gcagctgggccgggagccGGCGCCGCGgtgcatgaggtgctggcgcaggcggacgccgcctcggtcgctgcgtggacAGCTGGggcgggaggcggcgccgcggcgcatgaggtgctggcgcaggcggacgctgCCACG gcagctgggccgggagccGGCGCCGCGGTGCAtaaggtgctggcgcaggcggacgccgcctcggtcgctgcgtggacAGCTGGggcgggaggcggcgccgcggcgcatgaggtgctggcgcaggcggacgctgCCACG gacgtgttcggccaggtgggccgggggtcggcgcTCTCGTCGGGGGCGCTCTCGCGGGCTACTCCCCTCGGGGCTCGTCGGGCCTTGCCATCTGTAGGGCTGGCGTTCCCGCTCGGGTATCAGCGCTGGGCTGG GGAGGCCGCGTGCCCCCAACCACCTCTATTCGGGCTCGGGGGCGATTCCTCTTCGTCGTCGTctgggtcggatatgatgggttcggGGTCAGGGGTCGCTCTGGCGGGGTCTTCGGAGTCATCCGACGCGACTTCTGTCACCCGGCACCTGGCGTGGCGGGGCCGGCCCCTTCTCCGCCGGCGCGACGTGGTGTGA